From one Colletotrichum destructivum chromosome 3, complete sequence genomic stretch:
- a CDS encoding Putative alpha/beta hydrolase-1 codes for MAQMATLDVPHLGGIKAAYYMPKTYDKSKATLILIHGFSMSSHVFQSHFTSQSLTHQMNLIGIDVIGHGGTEIKNETFTYWDTAIMNIQVMDALGIKQAFVLGTSHGGGIAVRMYLVAPERIEGVIPIGALMDCESQRAHDLGCWNALSGFERLIDTWTSSLPTPQFELDDAYCNFVVDVDFGASCPEETRDFWKKTIKEAYRGDEGRKKIRMAAINLRDRDGLHGRLECVRCPVLWMHGTDDVVNSVANAEQEIALFRNSPDARLLVVKEGLHALSYSHPEAVEQAVMDFVKKHQKKEP; via the exons ATGGCGCAAATGGCTACACTCGATGTGCCGCATTTAGGTGGCATTAAAGCTGCATACTACATGCCGAAAACATACGACAAGTCCAAGGCAACGCTCATTCTCATCCATGGCTTCAGCATGTCCTCCCACGTCTTCCAGAGCCATTTCACCAGTCAAAGTCTTACCCATCAAATGAATCTGATCGGCATTGACGTCATTGGCCACGGCGGAACAGAAATCAAGAATGAGACTTTCACCTACTGGGATACGGCCATAATGAACATACAAGTGATGGACGCTTTAGGCATCAAGCAGGCATTCGTCCTTGGCACTAGCCACGGAGGAGGCATTGCTGTCCGTATGTACTTGGTGGCGCCGGAGAGA ATTGAAGGTGTCATCCCCATAGGAGCCCTGATGGACTGCGAGTCACAACGGGCACATGACTTGGGCTGCTGGAATGCACTTAGCGGATTTGAAAGACTGATTGACACATGGACCAGCTCATTGCCTACGCCGCAATTCGAGCTGGATGATGCGTATTGTAacttcgtcgtcgatgttgaCTTCGGAGCCAGCTGTCCCGAAGAGACACGCGACTtctggaagaagacgatcAAGGAAGCTTATAGAGGGGATGAAGGCAGAAAGAAGATACGGATGGCGGCAATAAACTTACGCGACCGTGACGGCCTACATGGAAGACTTGAGTGCGTCAGATGTCCGGTGCTTTGGATGCAT GGAACCGACGATGTCGTGAACTCGGTGGCGAATGCGGAGCAGGAAATTGCCTTGTTTCGAAATTCACCGGATGCTCGTCTGCTGGTCGTGAAGGAAGGTTTACACGCACTGAGCTATTCTCATCCTGAAGCGGTTGAGCAAGCTGTCATGGATTTTGTCAAGAAACACCAGAAGAAAGAGCCATAG
- a CDS encoding Putative beta-lactamase/transpeptidase: protein MASATTLPADKADAATSSGNIISEMESAFRSSVETGQIPGAVVMAKDLTGKIDHVRCYGARSVRPNEDGTLPPMEADTIMRMGQASVLVGTVMALQCVDRGLVDLDEDVGRFLPELASMKVLAGFDAEGNPVMRERKGIITLRHMLTDTSGISHVPISPLLQQYCAKGYSTYPLPVGCETDIPDPLAAPPVGDPGAEWIHGTNLDWAGKLVESATGTDLESYMQQNVCAPLGIADMTFKLQQRPDLLARRADLTKRSREDGTLHYDDSIFLRKDPAECYAGSGLFASPAAFMAVMHSLLRRDGVLLKPETVDQMFQPALDETLERGMNEHFNKVIRWINYGYPLPQWPSLRRNFGFGAIVLMQDLDGDRWRRKGSMSINCGWNIGLQIDPAAGLCTIVAFQTSPYSTPIEEGLIHKFEKAMYSLL from the exons ATGGCTTCCGCCACGACCCTTCCTGCGGACAAGGCAGATGCCGCGACTTCAAGTGGCAACATCATCTCAGAAATGGAGTCAGCCTTTAGGTCGAGTGTAGAAACAGGCCAGATTCCCGGTGCCGTCGTGATGGCCAAAGACTTGACCG GGAAAATCGACCATGTGCGCTGTTATGGAGCCAGATCCGTCCGGCCGAACGAGGACGGGACGCTGCCCCCGATGGAAGCAGACACCATCATGAGGATGGGCCAGGCGAGCGTTCTCGTCGGGACGGTGATGGCGCTGCAGTGCGTGGACCGAGGTCTGGTTGACttggacgaggacgtcgggCGGTTTCTTCCCGAACTGGCCAGCATGAAGGTCTTGGCCGGCTTTGATGCCGAGGGGAACCCCGTCATGAGGGAGCGGAAGGGAATCATCACTCTCAG ACACATGCTCACCGACACCTCGGGCATCTCGCACGTGCCTATCAGCCCCCTCCTGCAGCAATACTGTGCCAAGGGGTACTCGACGTATCCCTTGCCCGTGGGCTGCGAGACCGACATCCCCGACCCGTTGGCCGCGCCTCCCGTGGGCGATCCCGGCGCGGAGTGGATCCACGGCACCAACCTGGACTGGGCGGGCAAGCTGGTCGAGTCGGCAACCGGCACGGATCTGGAGAGCTACATGCAGCAGAACGTTTGCGCGCCGCTGGGCATCGCCGACATGACGTTCAAGCTCCAACAGCGCCCGGACCTGCTCGCACGGCGGGCCGACCTGACGAAGCGCAGCCGGGAGGACGGCACGCTGCACTACGACGACAGCATCTTCCTCCGCAAGGACCCGGCCGAGTGCTACGCCGGCTCGGGCCTGTTCGCCAGCCCGGCCGCCTTCATGGCCGTCATGCACtcgctgctgcgccgtgacggcgtcctcctcaAGCCCGAGACGGTCGACCAGATGTTCCAGCCCGCGCTGGACGAGACGCTGGAGCGCGGGATGAACGAGCACTTCAACAAGGTCATCCGCTGGATCAACTACGGCTATCCCCTGCCGCAGTGGCCCAGCCTGCGCCGCAACTTCGGGTTCGGGGCCATTGTGCTTATGCAGGACCTGGACGGGGACCGATGGCGGCGCAAGGGGTCCATGTCGATCAACTGCGGCTGGAATATTGGCCTG CAAATCGACCCTGCAGCGGGACTCTGCACCATCGTGGCTTTTCAGACCTCGCCATACAGCACCCCCATCGAGGAGGGTCTTATCCACAAGTTTGAAAAGGCCATGTACTCGTTGCTGTGA
- a CDS encoding Putative thioesterase, Acyl transferase domain superfamily, phosphopantetheine binding ACP, which produces MTVVTTNPTILLFGGYTEPWLDSIDRIHEQAGACAWLRLFLDDVASVIRAETRCMHPKIRDSLGPSGIFSSVQEVADLYRDHDDDVGFVQCIMSYIVRAVILLRWVHDSPDVLKVSPRPEGLGISGGLINAAVLAISDDFESLRQASVITAGFVCRLCEVAGQVLRAVEEDSSSGSGGGGDKSSSSPSWGCAVVGITPEKLDNILHQIQESKNIPGLKRARVGIRGDHWGTVIGPPSVLDVCLGHAAMGDLSKQRLPIYSMQHNYELSQSHREYIAGRSALHSRPVYPGFRLWGLQGDEDDADVLSNPSYADWGQLLLSVVDYAFSKPVDLVRMVKRLNARLGADAHPHQGQSAAELTLLAMGPTWFAGSLTSKLKATGRRVSVVQHTVLGDVGHRHNPRPVEAVDSYEGRIAVVGMAGRAPECDDLEQYWQVIESGRDVAREIPPGRFDADDLFQPQLGHGESSNCSRPTCVSTCKLGCFLDNPGHYDARFFRVSPREALLMDPGSRLFQMACHEALESAGYSCGTTRAVDPSRISVLFGQSNVDGYETAHHEKGCDAYTLQALARPFAGGRVAFHYGWEGATYSVDQACSTSLSLIHLACRDLLAGDHDMVVAGAANVLASPHGWCLLSKAGVLSDTGNCRTFRDDAQGYCRGEFVGVVVLKRLADAVADNDRVLAVIPGSARNQAGNSAFLAQSDAGAEERVLRQALRRARLGPRDITYAEMHGTATPVGDPCEMTAVANVLGRKPPHAGGEDVNIEDAEPLTVGSVKANIGHSEASSGVASVIKAILMFQKQILPPQVGMPHALNKQFPPLDDKKIRILSKAAPFRSANGKPRRVLINNFDAAGGNTALVLEDFQLENKNKNKNRNNLEGPDDNHSAPDPDPRPAHVVVLSAHTAASHQANKSRLAKWLATNPTVRLEDIAYTTTARRVHQPSFRFACAASSTNELVRALESDSKKPTTTKKSPVIFVFTGQGSHYAGMGGELYRTSPIFRDTVDLCQQICHGFGFPSFLDIVTGSGSRPGSESGAASGAWNTAQTQLAVLALEIGLATFWQRLGVKPALVMGHSLGEYAALHVAGVLSLADALYLVGSRAELAMQRCNRRIPEGACVMLAVAAPADAVRDLLRTLGLGPDDGQCSVACINSPGASVVSGTVVAVARLQAALMKQKTRSKVLPLPFGFHSFQVDAILDDFVALASGPGITYSWPPRVPVASTVLASVVDDDPDVSSAALDGDGGFKFGPEYLAKQARNPVDFVGALHAVRARFQDSNPPVWLEIGPSQVCGAFVQETLSPPAGHVLSTLAGVNTSPWASISECLATLYVHGCDPDWLLLHAPFEKSLRLLTLPSYAWDTKDFWIPYRERKLLPDRSASDDGAGMSSTPGHLGRHQPIISTCAQYIVDKTKDKDGKTRVTVGASISLPGFLALIEGHRMQGVGLCPGSVFSEAAFVAAKCALEHCSGRKMDDSLKRFSLQSAHLRRPLTASLAGPEGEIHVTAVVESEGLVQVSFKALSRSSSSSSTSSSAAAATSRSFDLGCCDVVVGNANLSESDSDSDSDSFYIRARMLEVRRSCSSRLPASIFYALFSRAVQYASDNYRCVREVFVSDDFAEAVAEVVPVHDPVGVRFVAGSPYCGEALAHLAGFLVNCHPNRYSPESAQTPTTTTTGTSFIMDSLERFEQTGDIEPGRSYFTYARVAERKADSAVCEVVVFDDADRLVMRTRRMRFHEVPNAVLQNLLPGGGSGGSRQEQSSVNNGGGKLKVQTPPARASPLAAASDVAATETKTDLGTETRAKQEPAAVFPVENQDALESVDRQQQPPGQVKSGLLPVILESIAEKTGLDTAELTDDEAALADLGVDSIMAVEVCQRVKEKSGCSLSPLFMLEHPTIGHLVRFYGAPQQPEQPEGRQRLEQKQEKEQEQDISASASADNSGVSMTFEDASVAERTPESSSLSSSSSSSVVDDTATSDEPPPKARITLLQGRPQAGKGRLYMSCDGSGTIATYIHLLRRQFPMPVYGIDSPFLRCPSRLTTQVGIPGIARLMVEALVESHPNAGLTEADEDSIVLGGFSGGSLICYEMCRQLCAQGRRVAGLVVLDMRCPLSPLPPSPSPTITTTAAAAAAGAGAGPATSSDEATWPIFFTTSADTIIGHNPVSVTHLRGMFTCVLDYHPPRLAAAGAALLIPAAVVWCTRGMVGRLRRRRPDLVAKLVDMGYPAESYPGYMEDPRLGAMAWSLPDKSTETDLGPCGWEKYVGAGEDGEVGKNLLCLAVDGDHHDAIQPVVAPRFAECLDQGLRFVLGRKS; this is translated from the exons ATGACGGTAGTGACAACGAACCCGACgatcctcctcttcgggGGCTACACGGAGCCGTGGCTCGACTCGATCGATCGCATCcacgagcaggccggcgcgtGTGCCTGGCTACGGCTCTTTCTGGACGATGTCGCGTCGGTCATCCGGGCGGAGACGCGATGCATGCACCCCAAGATCCGCGACAGCCTGGGCCCCAGCGGCATCTTCTCAAGCGTTCAAGAGGTCGCGGACCTGTACCgagaccacgacgacgatgtcgggTTTGTGCAGTGTATCATGTCGTACATCGTCCGAGCTGTCATCTTGTTGAG ATGGGTCCACGACTCACCGGACGTCTTGAAGGTCAGTCCCAGGCCCGAAGGACTGGGCATCTCGGGAGGACTGATCAACGCCGCGGTCTTGGCCATATCCGATGATTTTGAGTCTCTCCGCCAGGCCAGCGTCATAACTGCCGGGTTCGTCTGCCGCTTGTGCGAAGTTGCCGGCCAAGTATTACGAGCGGTGGAAGAAGAtagcagcagcggcagcggcggcggcggtgataAGAGCTCTTCCTCCCCGTCATGGGGTTGCGCCGTCGTGGGCATCACCCCCGAGAAGCTGGACAACATCCTGCACCAGATCCAGGAGAGCAAGAATATCCCCGGCCTGAAGAGGGCTCGGGTAGGCATCCGAGGCGACCACTGGGGCACCGTCATCGGGCCTCCGTCAGTGCTCGATGTGTGTCTGGGACACGCTGCGATGGGGGATCTTTCCAAGCAGAGGCTTCCCATCTACTCGATGCAGCACAACTACGAGCTTTCACAGTCGCATCGCGAGTACATTGCCGGACGTTCGGCCCTCCACTCCAGGCCTGTCTACCCGGGATTTCGACTCTGGGGTCTGCagggcgacgaagatgatgccGATGTCCTTTCGAACCCAAGCTATGCCGACTGGGGCCAGTTGCTCCTGAGCGTAGTGGACTACGCCTTTTCGAAGCCAGTAGATCTGGTCAGAATGGTCAAGAGGCTGaacgcccgtctcggcgcaGATGCTCATCCTCACCAAGGCCAATCAGCTGCGGAACTCACACTCTTGGCCATGGGTCCAACTTGGTTCGCTGGCTCTCTCACCAGCAAGCTGAAAGCTACGGGGAGAAGGGTTTCCGTCGTGCAGCACACCGTGCTCGGGGATGTAGGTCATAGACATAATCCTCGGCCAGTCGAAGCTGTAGACAGCTACGAGGGACGTATTGCCGTGGTGGGCATGGCCGGACGGGCTCCCGAATGCGATGATTTGGAACAATACTGGCAGGTCATCGAATCTGGCCGCGATGTTGCGCGCGAGATCCCCCCAGGTCGgttcgacgccgacgacctgTTCCAACCCCAGCTCGGGCACGGAGAGAGCTCGAATTGCTCTAGGCCCACGTGTGTGTCTACATGTAAGCTCGGCTGCTTTCTCGACAACCCGGGCCACTACGACGCGCGCTTCTTCCGCGTCTCGCCGCGAGAGGCCCTCCTCATGGACCCGGGCAGCCGGCTGTTCCAGATGGCATGCCACGAGGCTCTCGAGTCAGCAGGCTACTCGTGCGGCACGACACGTGCCGTCGACCCAAGCCGCATCTCCGTTCTATTCGGCCAGAGCAACGTGGATGGGTACGAGACAGCCCATCACGAGAAGGGCTGCGACGCGTACACACTGCAGGCCCTCGCGCGGCCCTTCGCCGGGGGTCGCGTAGCCTTCCATTACGGCTGGGAGGGCGCGACTTATTCGGTCGATCAGGCCTGCTCGACCTCGCTGTCGCTCATCCACCTGGCCTGCCGAGACCTGCTGGCGGGGGACCACGACATGGTGGTCGCGGGAGCCGCCAACGTGCTGGCCTCGCCGCACGGGTGGTGTCTGCTGAGCAAGGCCGGCGTGCTGTCGGACACGGGCAACTGTCGGACGTTCCGTGACGACGCGCAAGGGTACTGCCGCGGCGAgttcgtcggcgtcgtcgtgctgAAGCgcctggccgacgccgtcgccgacaatgACCGCGTCCTGGCCGTCATCCCCGGCTCGGCGCGCAACCAGGCCGGCAACTcggccttcctcgcccaatcggacgccggcgccgaggagcgcgTGCTGCGTCAGGCGctgcggcgggcgcggctCGGCCCGCGGGACATCACGTATGCTGAGATGCACGGCACCGCGACGCCCGTCGGCGACCCATGCGAGATGACGGCCGTCGCCAACGTGCTGGGCCGCAAGCCGCCGCACGCCGGTGGAGAGGACGTTAACATCGAGGACGCAGAGCCTTTGACGGTTGGATCTGTAAAAGCAAACATCGGTCACAGCGAGGCGTCCTCTGGAGTTGCCTCGGTGATCAAGGCCATCCTCATGTTCCAGAAACAGATCCTGCCACCCCAGGTCGGCATGCCGCACGCCCTCAACAAGCAGTTCCCGCCGctggacgacaagaagatcCGGATCTTGAGCAAGGCTGCCCCGTTCCGCTCCGCAAACGGAAAGCCAAGGCGTGTTCTGATCAACAACTTTgacgcggcgggcgggaaCACGGCCTTGGTGCTGGAAGACTTCCAGCTtgagaacaagaacaagaacaagaacaggAACAACCTCGAAGGTCCTGATGACAATCATTCCGCTCCCGATCCCGATCCGCGACCAGCACACGTTGTGGTGCTCTCGGCTCACACAGCTGCTTCGCACCAGGCCAACAAGTCTAGGCTGGCCAAATGGCTCGCCACGAACCCGACCGTCCGTCTCGAAGACATTGCCTACACAACCACGGCTCGCAGGGTGCACCAGCCCTCCTTCCGGTTTGCCTgtgccgcctcctcgaccaaCGAGCTCGTCCGGGCGCTTGAGTCAGACTCCAAAAAGCCTACGACGACCAAAAAAtcgcccgtcatcttcgtcttcaccgGCCAGGGCTCGCACTACgccggcatgggcggcgagctgTACCGCACCAGCCCCATTTTCCGAGACACAGTCGACCTGTGCCAGCAGATTTGCCACGGGTTTGGATTCCCGTCCTTCCTGGACATCGTCACCGGGTCCGGGTCCAGGCCCGGGTCCGAAAGTGGGGCCGCGAGTGGGGCATGGAACACGGCGCAGACACAGCTCGCCGTGCTGGCGCTGGAGATCGGCCTCGCCACCTTCTGGCAGCGGCTAGGTGTCAAGCCGGCCCTGGTGATGGGCCATTCGCTGGGCGAGTACGCGGCCCTGCACGTGGCCGGCGTGCTCTcgctcgccgacgcgctCTACCTCGTCGGCTCccgcgccgagctggccATGCAGAGGTGCAACCGGCGGATACCCGAGGGCGCTTGCGTTATGCTCGCCGttgcggcgccggcggatGCCGTGCGCGACTTGCTGAGGACGCTAGGCCTGGGCCCCGACGACGGACAGTGCTCAGTCGCGTGCATCAACAGCCCCGGCGCGTCGGTCGTGAGCGgaaccgtcgtcgccgtggcgCGACTGCAGGCGGCGCTCATGAAGCAGAAGACGCGCTCCAAGGTTCTTCCGCTGCCGTTCGGCTTTCATTCCTTTCAGGTTGACGCCATTCTGGATGACTTTGTGGCGCTCGCTTCCGGTCCGGGTATCACATATTCTTGGCCGCCCCGGGTACCCGTTGCTTCGACGGTGCTGGCTtccgtcgtcgatgacgacccCGACGTTTCTTCGGCGGCTctggatggagatggaggctTCAAGTTTGGTCCCGAATACCTCGCGAAGCAGGCGCGGAACCCCGTCGACTTTGTCGGCGCGCTCCATGCCGTCCGGGCCAGGTTCCAAGACAGCAACCCGCCGGTCTGGCTCGAGATCGGCCCGAGCCAGGTGTGCGGCGCGTTCGTGCAGGAgacgctctcgccgccggccggccatgTCTTGTCGACGCTCGCCGGTGTCAACACGAGTCCGTGGGCGTCCATCTCCGAGTGTCTGGCCACCCTGTACGTCCACGGCTGCGACCCAgactggctgctgctgcacgcCCCCTTTGAAAAGAGCCTGCGGCTGCTCACGTTGCCTTCGTATGCCTGGGACACGAAAGACTTTTGGATTCCCTACCGAGAGAGAAAACTGCTGCCGGATAGGTCTGCCAGTGATGATGGTGCTGGTATGAGCAGCACTCCGGGGCATTTGGGCCGCCACCAGCCCATCATATCCACGTGCGCACAGTACATCGTGGACAAGACGAAAGACAAGGACGGTAAGACCCGTGTCACCGTGGGCGCTTCCATTTCACTGCCGGGCTTCCTCGCCCTGATTGAGGGCCACCGCATGCAAGGCGTCGGTCTCTGCCCCGGTTCGGTCTTTTCCGAGGCCGCCTTCGTTGCAGCCAAGTGCGCGCTCGAGCACTGCAGCGGCCGGAAGATGGACGACAGTCTAAAACGCTTCAGTCTCCAGAGTGCCCATCTGCGACGTCCGCTCACGGCCAGCCTTGCCGGTCCGGAGGGCGAGATTCATGTCACAGCCGTCGTCGAGTCGGAGGGTCTCGTCCAAGTCTCGTTCAAGGCGCTGTCTCggtcatcttcgtcgtcgtcgacatcatcatcagcagcagcagcaacctcGCGCTCTTTCGACCTGGGCTGCTGCGATGTCGTGGTAGGCAACGCCAACTTGTCAGAAtcggactcggactcggactcggactcgtTCTACATCCGGGCGAGGATGCTCGAGGTGCGGCGgtcttgcagcagcaggctgccGGCGAGCATCTTCTACGCCCTGTTCTCCCGCGCCGTCCAGTACGCATCCGACAATTACCGATGCGTCCGAGAGGTATTCGTCTCGGACGActtcgccgaggcggtcgcCGAAGTGGTGCCGGTCCACGATCCCGTCGGCGTGCGGTTCGTGGCAGGCTCCCCTTACTGCGGCGAGGCCCTAGCGCATCTCGCCGGCTTCCTGGTCAACTGCCACCCGAACCGTTACTCCCCAGAGTCCGCgcagacgccgacgacgacgacgacgggcacGAGCTTCATCATGGACAGCCTGGAGAGGTTCGAGCAGACGGGCGACATCGAGCCGGGACGGTCCTACTTCACGTATGCGCGCGTCGCCGAGAGGAAGGCCGACTCGGCGGTCTGCGAGGTTGTCGTctttgacgacgccgacaggCTGGTCATGCGGACCCGGCGAATGAGGTTCCACGAGGTGCCGAACGCGGTTCTGCAGAATCTTCTTCccggcggtggcagcggcggcagcagacagGAACAGTCTTCAGTGAACAATGGTGGCGGCAAGCTGAAAGTGCAGACTCCTCCCGCGCGGGCTTCTCCACTTGCAGCGGCATCCGACGTGGCGGCAACGGAGACCAAGACGGACCTGGGGACTGAGACAAGAGCCAAGCAAGAGCCAGCGGCGGTGTTCCCGGTAGAGAATCAAGATGCCCTCGAGAGTGTCGACCGCCAACAACAGCCCCCCGGCCAGGTCAAGTCCGGCTTGCTCCCGGTTATCCTCGAGAGCATTGCCGAAAAGACAGGCTTGGACACGGCCGAGCTGACAGACGACGAAGCGGCGCTGGCGGACCTCGGGGTGGACTCTATcatggccgtcgaggttTGCCAGCGCGTCAAAGAGAAATCGGGCTGTTCGCTGTCCCCGTTGTTCATGCTGGAGCATCCGACCATAGGCCACCTTGTCCGCTTCTATGGTGCACCCCAGCAGCCGGAGCAACCGGAGGGCCGGCAAAGGCTGGAGCAAAAGCAAGAGAAAGAGCAAGAACAAGACATCTCGGCGTCAGCGTCCGCCGATAACTCTGGCGTCTCTATGACCTTTGAAGACGCGTCTGTGGCAGAGCGGACGCCagagtcgtcgtccttgtcctcgtcctcgtcctcgtcagTAGTCGATGACACGGCCACCAGTGATGAGCCGCCTCCCAAGGCCCGGATCACGCTCCTCCAAGGCCGTCCACAGGCCGGCAAGGGGCGGTTGTACATGTCctgcgacggcagcggcaccaTCGCCACCTACATCCACCTGCTCCGGCGCCAATTCCCCATGCCCGTCTACGGGATCGACTCGCCCTTCCTGCGCTGCCCATCCCGGCTGACGACCCAGGTCGGCATCCCCGGCATCGCCAGGCTCATGGTGGAGGCTCTCGTTGAGTCCCACCCCAATGCCGGTCTtaccgaggccgacgaagactctatcgtcctcggcggcttctCCGGCGGGTCCCTGATCTGCTACGAAATGTGCCGCCAGCTGTGCGCTCAGGGGCGGCgcgtggccggcctcgtcgtgcTAGATATGCGCTGTCCTCTTTCACCATtaccgccgtcgccgtcgccaacaataacaacaacagcagcagcagcagcagcgggcgcgggcgcggggcCAGCAACCTCGTCGGACGAGGCGACTTGgcccatcttcttcaccacTTCGGCGgacaccatcatcggccaCAACCCAGTGTCCGTGACGCACCTGCGCGGCATGTTCACGTGCGTCCTCGATTATCACCCGCCACGCCTGGCCGCGGCCGGGGCCGCTCTTCTcatccccgccgccgtcgtctggTGCACCCGTGGTATGGTGggccggctgcggcggcgccggcccgaTCTCGTCGCCAAGCTCGTTGACATGGGCTACCCGGCAGAGTCGTATCCGGGGTACATGGAGGATCCCCGGCTTGGCGCCATGGCCTGGAGCTTGCCTGACAAGAGCACCGAGACGGACCTGGGCCCCTGCGGCTGGGAGAAGTACGTGGGCGCCggggaggacggcgaagtAGGCAAGAATCTACTGTGCCTGGCGGTCGACGGAGACCATCATGACGCTATTCAGCCTGTGGTGGCGCCTCGGTTTGCCGAGTGTCTCGACCAGGGTCTGAGGTTTGTGCTGGGGAGGAAGAGTTAA
- a CDS encoding Putative alcohol dehydrogenase, zinc-type, GroES-like superfamily, NAD(P)-binding domain superfamily: MSLPSTYKAWQVVKACEPIVPKDLPLRQPGPGQILVKVLACGVCHSDASMANGEYGPVHERVPGHEVVGDVVAVGQGVTRFKGGERVGGPWHGGHDGTCRSCQRGLFQYCESQSINGLSQDCGYAEYILLRDEAAVRVPSNLDPAQVAPLLCAGVTVFNGIRKMNIEHGAVVAVKGIGGLGYLAVQYASRISYKTVVLSSGSSSEHFAQELGSHAFINTAVENPVEKLKAMGGAGLIVATAPNPKAIGPLTAALAPGGKLLILPAVGNIEFNSVDLILAGASVHGWASGHALDSEDAIEFAGAHGVRALIEKFPMERAPEALEHMLSGKVRSRAVLTM, encoded by the exons ATGTCTCTTCCCTCGACCTATAAAGCTTGGCAGGTTGTGAAGGCCTGCGAGCCCATTGTACCGAAGGATCTGCCTCTCAGACAACCTGGTCCTGGCCAGATACTGGTTAAAGTTTTGGCATGCGGAGTCTGTCACTCCGATGCCAGCATGGCCAATGGCGAATATGGCCCAGTCCACGAGCGTGTTCCTGGTCATGAAGTCGTTGGTGATGTCGTCGCGGTTGGACAGGGCGTCACTCGCTTCAAGGGAGGGGAACGCGTCGGCGGACCGTGGCATGGAG GTCACGATGGGACCTGTCGCTCTTGCCAACGCGGCCTATTCCAGTACTGTGAGAGCCAGTCCATCAACGGACTCTCCCAGGACTGCGGATACGCTGAGTACATTTTGCTGCGCGACGAAGCCGCGGTCCGCGTTCCGTCAAACCTTGATCCGGCCCAAGTAGCCCCCCTCCTATGCGCGGGAGTGACTGTCTTCAACGGCATCCGGAAGATGAACATAGAGCATGGCGCCGTTGTTGCTGTAAAAGGGATTGGCGGCCTTGGTTACCTGGCTGTCCAGTACGCTAGCAGGATAAGTTATAAGACTGTGGTCTTGAGCTCTGGCTCCTCCAGTGAACACTTCGCTCAAGAGCTCGGTTCGCACGCTTTCATCAACACTGCTGTCGAGAACCCTGTCGAGAAGCTGAAAGCCATGGGCGGAGCTGGGCTTATCGTGGCGACCGCACCCAATCCCAAGGCAATCGGGCCGCTGACGGCTGCACTTGCTCCAGGTGGAAAGCTGCTGATCCTCCCGGCTGTGGGGAACATTGAGTTCAACAGTGTAGACCTGATTTTGGCGGGAGCTTCAGTGCATGGCTGGGCGAGCGGTCATGCCCTTGACTCGGAAGACGCCATAGAGTTCGCTGGGGCCCACGGCGTGCGAGCTCTAATCGAGAAATTCCCCATGGAGAGAGCCCCCGAGGCTCTAGAACACATGCTCTCCGGCAAGGTTCGCTCCAGGGCAGTCCTCACAATGTAA